The genomic window AAAGACAGAAGAACACCACTCTCATCATCTTTcccatcttttaaaaattacgTTAATATTCAGTGTTTCCTTTAACTGTTTTTGTGTGGAGTGTAAAGCCAAATAGTTTCTGATGGCAATGCAGGTATTTAAACAACTCATGCTAACTTTGGTTAGACAATATTGTAATGATGGCTTTCAAGCATGACCTGATTTGTTTATGTGTAAAGCAATATTGAggctataattattttttttttattaaatacagagTTTGCTTTCTAAAGCACAAGGAATAGGCTCCAGCTCAGTCAAACTTCGAGGGGGCTCTCTATTTATGAATGTTGGGAAATTGGAGAAACAGGAAGATATTAGACAAACACCTCATGTGAACATCAATCCCTTCACTCCCGATTCCATGTTCCTTCATAGCTCCGAAGGAAAGTGTCGTAGGAGGAAGAGAACGCACTGGAATGAGTGAGTAACTTGTACCTTCCTTCGTTAAGCTTCTCTTTAGAAAAAGTTTTGTCGCAAATTGCTTTTgtgaaaagtatttttccttgCAAATCTGTTAGTGATGCATAATATAGCTCTTAAAGCATCTGTTTTGAGATGCATGATATTATGAAATAACCGTTTAGGACTAGATCTCTGATTAGTATATAGGGAGGGTAGACTAGGCTGTGTCCTGCAGTCTTTTTACGTGACTGAATGAGCTGTACACACAGTCTTTTCATGAGGAAGGAAAAACACATTCAATACTAGTATGAAACATGGAAGAAAGAAATGACAGATATTAGCATGgtccctttattttattttgtgagttTGTGTTTTGCGGATGTCTAGTATCCAATTAGTTTAGCTAAACTTAGGTAAAATGGGAGAATTGGATCTCAGAAAAATCAACAGCTGTTAGATTTCAGTTTTAAGTTTACTTATGCCATATTACTTATGCAAAAGTAACTGGTGTGAATTTCAGCTCTTGTGGAGAGGACATGGAAGCAAGTGATGGAGAGCCTGAGGATGAAACGATCAGACCTGCTAAGGTAATTAAGTTTTAGAACTTGATACTAACTTTGGCAGTTTATGAATCTGCAGAtctaagtatttttctttctaatgtttgCAGAGGATAACGATAACGGAAAGTAATATGAAGTCACGTTATGCAACTGAATTTCATGAGTTGGAGAAGATTGGATCTGGTGAATTTGGTTCTGTGTTTAAATGTGTGAAGAGGCTTGATGGCTGTATTTATGCAATAAAGCGATCCAAGAAACCCTTAGCTGGCTCAGTGGATGAGTGAGTATTTCCTGATATTAGAAGTTAGGTCACCTCTCGGTGTCTTTTCCTCCCATGTCTCTTTGTATTGGTGTCTAGAGAAGAAGGCATTTAAGATAAAAGTATAATAAATATACATGAATTAAATCTAAAACAGGTACAATTTTGAAGTcgcttcacttttttgttttttcctgaatacTGTGTAGTACTGGAGAGGAAAGGCTACTTGGCCTTTCTCCTTGCAGATGTTTGATCCAGTATTCTGTGTGAGAACAGGTTGTTCTCATCTGGAAAGTAAGAATAATGCTTACTTGCATTAATGTCAGGAGGGACTATATGAATAAACTGCAGTGATGATCCTTTGACATGTGAAAGGAAAGCAGTATTTCCATCTAGGTCTTCATCTTTGTCAACTTGAATGACATACAGATTAGTTAAGTCAGTTTGGGGATATTTTTTGGCATTTGTGAATGAGCCTGTGATTCATTACTTTTTCTCCCACTGTTGTAATAGTTACGATGTAAGACCCCACAAATTTTAGTTGctcaaaattacatttcagaCTTACATAGAAAAAGTTAGGAATGTTGAGTTCAGTCCTACTCCTGGCCTGTGATtgtcattgggtttttttcctaaaatttcaGCGGTGCTTCTCAAAGCTTGCTGCTGGTTGAAAAGTATGTAATGGAAGCGGCAACTCCTCAAGAATTATctgcaacaaaacctgttttcTGATGTTCCATATGCTTAGTCTTTTAATATTATGTAAACTATTCTGGCTGTTTGGGTATAAATACAAATCCATCTTGAGGTGCCACAGAGCTGAATATGAAGATTTTAATTAGAAACCTGAGCTGGCAGAGGGACATGATGTTATGATAAGTGTTTCTATCAAGCTGAAATTGGACTAATTTCACCGCATAATATTCTTGTGTGCTGCTATTTTTCTGTGATTATAACAGGCAAAATGCTTTAAGAGAGGTGTATGCACATGCAGTTCTGGGACAGCATTCTCACGTAGTAAGATACTACTCTGCATGGGCAGAAGATGATCATATGCTTATACAGAATGAATATTGCAATGGTAAGTAAAGTTTATCTATTGTTTTGAACTTGTTTTCAAAAAACCTAATTTTTGAAGATACACAGGTATCTACAAATACCTAGCACTAGTTAAGAATTGATTGCCCTACACATAGCTCATACTATCGTCATCTCAAATGTGTCTGATGTTCCGTTCTGTTGGAAAAGGCATATCAGAAGCAAAAACTACAGAATAGCAGACAAAGTCTTAAGTGTTCAAGAATATAGGAAGTACATTAGGGCAATTGCGAGGAGCAAAACTTTTTCTGTCTGTACAATAGTACAAGCTGGAATAGAGAAAATTACCGGAGTTTCCTTTAAAAAGGGAGGTGGGCCTGATTTCTGAAGGGTTTTGCTATGGTTGATAACCTGCCAGAGATctaggggagagagagagagagagagtgagtggTCGTCTTCATTGTGTTGGTATGTTGTTAATTTGTGCGGCAgctacagcagaaaaataatgttATTGTATTATGTGGCTATAAAAAGGAGATGCAGTACTAGATTTTACACTTCCTATATATCATCAGCAAGTTCTTGGTGATATATTCACTGTTAATTGTAGAAGCCAGTTGTATTAACTTTTGGAGGCAAGTGTCATTACTTTGTCAACTGTTTGATGAAAAATAATTAGTTGTTTTAATGTTGTTTTAGGCGGCAGTTTAGCAGATGCCATAAGTGAAAATTACAGGAATATGCGTTATTTTTCTGAACCAGAACTGAAGGACTTGCTACTTCAGGTAGCTCGAGGCTTAAAGTACATTCACTCAATGTCACTGGTACACATGGATATCAAACCTAGTAAGTTTGTAAACTGCTTTACTCTCTCTATTGACAACTTCCTCAGTTCATTTAATCTGCTGTAGAAAAATGAGCAGTTAGCCACACCTTACTAACTGCGAATTCTTCACTGAAGTTCTAAATAGCAGTACAAAGATGTCAGTTATAAAACTGGCTAGCAAACTTAAACCGTTGTTGAGTTTATCTTGGGTCTTTTTTGTGTAATTGACTCTACTTGCGTAACACTTGGCTTCCCTCCCAGCAGAGGGGCCAGAGTGAGTATGTTGTAGTTTCTCGCTCTACAAACTGGGTATGTATACAGCTAGAACTTCTCTGTGTCTAAAGCAAACTGTAGTGAAACTAGATTAAGTAGAATTGCACAGAAACAtgtctggttggttttttttttaacaattctgCTCTTTTTCAGGTAATATTTTCATATCTAGGACATCGGTCCCAAGTACAACTTCAGAAGAAGGTGATGATGATGACTGGTTGTCTGGTAGAGTCATATTTAAAATaggtgagaagcagcacattGGTTCTCAAAAGAGTTGCATTGTCtatttgtcttctgaaaaataacttccttttctttttgcaggtGACCTTGGTCATGTAACTCGAGTATCTAGTCCACAAGTGGAGGAAGGTGATAGTCGTTTTCTTGCAAATGAAGTCCTACAAGAGGTAACTGTTCTGTTTGTGGAAAGTAGTGATGTTAGGTATGTATGCTGTTTACTTTAGAGTAGTGAGttgctgtctgctgcttttttgctTAAGGAAAAACTTACTAAATGGTATCCCCTTGAACACTGATAGTACTTAGAGGGCAATGTAATATTTTGGATGTGTTTAGTGCTGAATAGTTTAGCTGTTAGATTTCTTACACTGGATGGTAtgtgtagtaatttttttttttcccccctccccccaagaaCTACACTCATTTGccaaaagcagatatttttgcTCTTGCTCTGACTGTTGtctgtgctgctggggctgaACCACTTCCAACTAATGGGGACCAATGGCATGAAATTCGACAAGGAAAACTACCTAGAATACCACAAGTGCTTTCTCAAGAATTACTGGACTTACTAAAAGTAAGAACTTTTGTACTAGTGGCTCACCGATTAGTGTGATTTACTGTCTTACGGGCCTTAACTAGAatgccttattttcttttttcaaaggtTATGATTAATCCTGATCCAGAGAAAAGGCCTTCAGCTGTGGCACTAGTCAAGCATTCAGTGCTTCTGTCTGCTGCAAAAAAGAGTGCAGAGCAGCTCCGGATAGAACTGAATGCTGAAAAATTCAAAAACTCACTCTTGCAGAAGTAAGTAGTTCCTTGGGGTCCTTAAATACAACGTAATTTCTGAAGGGTTTCCATATGATAGTAGAGTGATGATAAAACAGGACCGTCCTTGGTTTTGCATGAGGTCCACAAATCTGTATGCATGTACATACCTGAGAGTACAAAGGGGGTTTAGtaactttaaaaggaaatttcTCCTTCTCAAGAAGGAACTTCTTGGACGCTCTAAAAGGAAATCTCAGTTGCCCTATTAGTATTAAAGGCATACAAAAcgttacagtttttaaaaaaatgtttcaagcgTAATGCAGACTTTTGTGACATATATCATGTAATTTACGTCTATATTATTTGAGTTTGTGTTTTCCTGTACATTGAAACACGTTGGGAAAAGTGACTTAAAAGAGCTGTTTTGAACTTAAATGAGATGGCACATCAGGAATGTTTTTGGACTAATTTGACTTGTACACAGCAGTGTTGTTAGGTTACCAGAGGACCATTTGTATCAGGAGGTCATCTTGTCCTACCCCTTGTTCAAACACTCAACTCTGAATTAAAGCTTTGAAGAAGAAATTCCCTTTAGGAAAGTCTGATTTCTCCTTAAGTTTCAGAGAAACAGTAAGTTAAGAAGCAATCATCTGAATCTTTCACTGCAGTTAATGTTGCATGTGTTACGCATAATAGTCAGGCTTTTATGAGGGAGTGTAGAACACCGATTACTTTCTGACTGGCTTGTCTTTAAATAATACGTTAACTTTGCATTTGGATTCTCTCTGTTGCTATCTGCTTATCTTGCCATTGCTGCAGTCTGAATGTACCCAGGGTTGCCATTTTAGATGGTTGTCTTTTTAATCTTCTTATGAATTAAACTGACTGCATAAAGAATAATTTGACAGTTTGTGCAGGTTATTCAAGGACAGATTTCCTGAGGTAACTTGCTTATATAAAGACAACATATTTTTTCATCATATGAAAGGGGAAGTTGGCAaagctaatatttttttaagactacTTCTGGCCTGGCAATAAGTAGGGTACATCCTTATTAAATAACTGTATATCCAATACTGATTTAATAAGAACAGTTATCCCCAGTAATTTTTAATGTGTGGTATAGTATTCCATAAAATAATTCAGGTCagtatttttgatttattttggttCTTTGGTTCTTATATTTGGTTCTTTAATGCTCCTGAATTTGACCCATTTAAGATACCACTTGTCTATGTAAGTTATCAGGGAAAGGAATCCCTATAAGGAAACTCAGCTTTTCTGTGGTGCTCTCTTCTTCAGAGGAAGGAAGAATTGAAGATTAGACTTCTAGGGGAAGAATGGAAATATACTGTAAAACTTAACTTCCTGGTAGTGGTGTGGTGGGTGGGtgtgcaaatgtgtgtgtgttctgACTGACATTCAGTCTTTAGAGAAGATGGCTAAAAATCGATTGCATTCTCTTACAGTGCACTGATACAGTGATAATATGGGGAGTATTACATGGGGCATGAGTGTAAAAGAATAATACTTTGGCTTGGAAAAATGGGAGTAGCTTATTAAACTAAAACATGTAACTTTACACCTACACCAATATGCAGCAAGCTTGTAAAATTTGAGCTTCCTTTGGAGTCCAGATGTGCAGTAGGATTACAAATACTAGTTCTTAGGGCAGAGAAGATTCTTTGAAAGATAGTTAGGGGTAGGAGAAAGGAAGGAGTATGGGGGGAATCCTTACACTTAGCCATATGTCAGCAtttaaggaaagaggaaaggggtCTGTGGGGATAACCTTGCTCTTCAGTCAGACTATTTCATAGTTTTATCCTGAGTATTATTTCAGTTTGTCCTCAGACTGATTATTGGTAATTCTCTGAAACAGAATAGTTGACAGAATGTTGCATGGGGACAGTGGCCTGTGCTACCTTCAGTGACTCAGCCTTGCAGTTTTGGGCTCagatttttttaaggcaaaaaaactTAGGTGGTTGGTATTgaggccagtgctgtttaacatctttgttggtgacatgaacagtgggatcgagtgcaccctcagcaagttgcCAGCAACACCAAGCTGTTGGTGCGGTCGACTGGccggagggaagggatgtgccatccagagggatctggacaggcttgagaggtgggccacTGCAAGCatcatgaaggtcaacaaggccaagcgcaaggtcctgcacatgggtcggggcaatcccaagcacaaatagagtCTGGGCGGTGAGTGGCTGGAGAGCCgtcctgcagagaagggcttgggagtatcagtggatggaaaactatgagccagcgctctcagcccagaaagccaactgtgtcctgggctgcatcaagagcagtgtggccagcagggtgagggaggggattctgcccttgtactccactctcatgagaccccccccgGAGTcttatgtccagctctggggcaccaacagcagaaggacacggacctgctcgagcggggccagaggaggccacaaagatgctcaggggaaTGGAGCCCCTCTTCTGTGAggacagcaaaaggaaaaggatgCTTCTGGAGCTGTCTGTTACCCGTTATATTCATCTGTGTTCATCTAAGCATGTTCCTGTTTGAATCTTCCATGGCAGTTCAGTTATGGCCGAATGTTTCATTTGGGCAAACCTCAGTAGTTAGTTCTTCAGTGATTTATCATATGGCTTGTACTAGGAAGTAAACAGCATCCTACTGTGTTCTGGTAATTGAAGTGTTGAGCTACTTACAGAAGGCTAAATTTCAAAATCTGTTGTGAGTTGTGTGGATTGGACATTTTCTTCCCTTGTTGTTCAAAAGAAAGAACATCTAGACAAGTAATGAACATCCCACTTCCGTGGTCTGGGTTGTAAACAGGTGAATATGAATGATAATGGTCTTAAGACTTGCTGCCTATTTAGGTCATGCTGAGTTCTGAACTGCTGTAATTAATTGGACATGCTCTTGCTGTGATATGCCTGTAGTCCTTACTGATAACTGTTGCATAAGTGTGACTGAGTCAATGTCTTGCAGAGAGCTGAAGAAGGCACAGATGGCAAAGGCCGCAGCTGAGGAGCGAGCACTGTTCACTGACAGAATGACAACTAGATCTACAACACAAAATAGACCATCTCGACTCATTGGAAAGAAAATGAACCGCTCAGTTAGTCTTACAATATACTAACTATGAAGTCTAAAAGAACTACTGAGGATGGCTGTAGCATCTCTGCTGGACTGAAGACTAAGGAATTGAAGGAAGCACTCAATTCCTGGTTTCCTGTCCTGTCTTTGATCAGCATCACTAGTTTTACAGGAATTGCTTCTGGGTTTTTACTTGTACAATATAGCTGATGAGCTGTATTAACCATTTGACTTGTCTCTCGAGGATCCATAAGCCTTTCAGTTAACACTGTTAGATGTTACATCTTCCCAGGGTTAACCACTATAGTGGTGTGCTGCTTTGTAGTGTTACGGCATTGTCATCAGAAGTAATACCCCTAATGATTTttaagagggagggaggaggcctTGCTTTGATAGTTACTGATTTTTTtggagcagaggggaaaaaaatttgaaagacagGCTTTAAGGCCACCTACACTCAATGTACCTGATGTCAGGTAGACTTTTATCGTGAATTTTATTTGTATATTCAACTGGGAGCACTTTGTAGGCATTGTATAAACCACAGCTTAGAAACCTGTGGAATTAAGTGCCATGTGGAACTGCTGCTATTTTTAGTTTGTTGTCCTTGCTGTAAACTGTAGCATTAAAACAATCATTATTGTGTTAATAGGCTTCTTGTTAAAACAATTACGTGAAAAAAATCTAAGCTGCATTTTAGTGAAGGCAGCATATTTCTCTCAAAGCTAGTGCATTGTGAAATAATGCACCATTTTAATATTTGGACTCTGTATTAGTGTAGtgcaatttttaatgttttggctGTTTATGTTTTGTAATTCTTTCTAATAAGGTTCTCTAAGTGTTGGTATTCTCTTCAGTTGTCTGTTCTTgaggcttttgttttttttttttatgttgaagTACTTGTAAATAATTGTTTAGTGTAAGTGTTCAGGTTGTTCTTCATTGTTTCTGTACATAATTTTGTGCTTATAGTATACTATTCTGAAAACTGCAGTCTGAGATTCCAACAGACAAAGAGTAACTATTCAGTTTTAAGTTCCAGAATGAACAGAATGTGGCTGTCAGGACCTGTACTGATGTTGGACCTAGGATGACAGATGTTGCTAAAAAACAGAACTGTTCTAATTACTGGCTTGTCTCTCCATTAATTTTAGTTTAAACAGTGTTTCTCATTTGTGCTCTAGTTGTCCTTACTAGTGTTGAATATTAAAGTTTTGTTTAATATTGTCTAACACTTATTTAACTCCATAGTTGTGGAAATAAAATACTGAGTCAGGAATGTACTATGGCAAGTCCCACTTTGATCTGCTTCCTGCTGCTGCGTAATGCTTGTGGTTCCCTCTCACAAGAGCGGGAGTGAGGTGAGGTACTCGCTGATTGTTACGATAGAAGGACCACAGTCTGTGTGCCAGTATCACAGCAGTCTGTCCTCTACAGCTTCAGAAATGGTACTGCATGTTGGAAAGATGAAGCCCCGGCAAGTTTCTAAGTAGAACTCATGACTCTGAAGATGAAGGACTAGATGAAACAATGTGAAGAGACCTGGGTCTGAGGTAAGGAGGAAAGCTCATGAATtgctgggatggggaagagaatggCTTAATTAGAAGTTGGGAAGAAAACAGTGGGAGGAATTGGAATATTCTAGGGAACACAGTAACAGCATGTTCTGTGTCCTGGATGCAAAATTTTTGTGCATTTGTATTTTACCTTATGTAAAGAAGAGAGGTACAGTAAAATGAACAAAGGCTTAATGGATTAGTCTAGTGTGGAGGCTTTTACACTGCCCTATTAAAGAGTTGCAGGTGACTACCAGAGAAGCTGTATGTGAATTGAAGGGGCTATCATAAAATTTAGCTTAGCAGTTAGCAAATGAAAACTGCTAAATGTTTGTATTTGTAAAAGGTCTCAGTGCTA from Athene noctua chromosome 14, bAthNoc1.hap1.1, whole genome shotgun sequence includes these protein-coding regions:
- the WEE1 gene encoding wee1-like protein kinase, producing MSFLSLQQAAPPRRASARRAAAPIRQKLLFLSGHSDCEEEEEDEEEEGGSSGNSTGEDSAFQEADSPLSAARTPARGDPPLLEEEEEEEEMMESAAAPLPVEGDSWEEEGFGSSPVKSPGAYFMAGSPSPPPPHKGRRYYGRSPPPPAASGYRAPSEEPSSPLPDYPGTPPHKTFRKLRLFDTPHTPKSLLSKAQGIGSSSVKLRGGSLFMNVGKLEKQEDIRQTPHVNINPFTPDSMFLHSSEGKCRRRKRTHWNDSCGEDMEASDGEPEDETIRPAKRITITESNMKSRYATEFHELEKIGSGEFGSVFKCVKRLDGCIYAIKRSKKPLAGSVDEQNALREVYAHAVLGQHSHVVRYYSAWAEDDHMLIQNEYCNGGSLADAISENYRNMRYFSEPELKDLLLQVARGLKYIHSMSLVHMDIKPSNIFISRTSVPSTTSEEGDDDDWLSGRVIFKIGDLGHVTRVSSPQVEEGDSRFLANEVLQENYTHLPKADIFALALTVVCAAGAEPLPTNGDQWHEIRQGKLPRIPQVLSQELLDLLKVMINPDPEKRPSAVALVKHSVLLSAAKKSAEQLRIELNAEKFKNSLLQKELKKAQMAKAAAEERALFTDRMTTRSTTQNRPSRLIGKKMNRSVSLTIY